From Helicobacter ganmani, one genomic window encodes:
- a CDS encoding acetate uptake transporter produces MKEVQEVKVLVADPSALGLFGLAVITLVASSSKLGITLGVSLVIPWAIFLGATAQLIACFNDFKHNNTFGATAFGAYALFWYAMGMTWLIQNGVFGEKLVSSADAKQLGFAFVAYLIFTLFMTIGALRTHKVLFLIFVLIDFLFIGLSLDSFNILSGFAHSLAAYSEFGIALLSFYGCGASVLNIHFGKVVLPVGKFQ; encoded by the coding sequence ATGAAAGAAGTTCAAGAGGTAAAGGTTTTAGTGGCAGATCCTTCTGCATTAGGTCTGTTTGGTTTAGCAGTGATTACATTGGTTGCTTCTTCTAGCAAGCTTGGAATTACCTTAGGAGTTTCTTTGGTGATTCCTTGGGCAATTTTTCTTGGTGCGACAGCACAACTCATTGCGTGTTTCAATGATTTCAAACATAATAATACCTTTGGAGCAACTGCTTTTGGGGCGTATGCGCTTTTTTGGTATGCAATGGGAATGACTTGGTTAATACAAAATGGAGTTTTTGGTGAGAAGTTAGTAAGTAGTGCTGATGCAAAACAATTGGGATTTGCTTTTGTGGCTTATTTGATTTTTACACTATTTATGACGATTGGCGCGTTAAGAACACATAAAGTTTTATTTCTCATTTTTGTTTTGATAGATTTTTTGTTTATTGGCTTATCTTTGGATTCCTTTAATATTCTATCTGGGTTTGCACATAGCTTGGCAGCTTATTCTGAATTTGGTATTGCTTTATTATCGTTTTATGGCTGTGGGGCTTCTGTATTGAATATTCATTTTGGCAAAGTTGTTTTGCCTGTGGGAAAATTCCAATAA
- the cysK gene encoding cysteine synthase A: protein MKVIHSIAEVIGKTPLLKMRTLSNEAGANIYAKCEFLNPSGSVKDRIALGMIEEALKSGTIHQNTTIIEPTSGNTGIGLASICAAKGIKLILTMPESMSIERRRLMAALGAKLVLTPKEQGMKGAVNRAAELHKEIENSFILQQFENFANPKSHRETTASEILNALEKVDVLVSAVGTGGTLSGVGEVLKKKNPNAKIIAVEPINSPVLSGGQPGAHKIQGIGAGFVPKILQTDLIDEILKVDVEWAIAESRKAALQEGILIGISSGANLWAAREIAKKYPNANIVTFLCDTGERYLSTDLYEVGE, encoded by the coding sequence ATGAAAGTGATTCATTCCATTGCAGAAGTGATTGGTAAAACTCCCCTTTTGAAAATGCGCACATTGTCCAATGAGGCAGGGGCAAATATTTATGCTAAATGCGAATTTTTAAATCCTAGTGGTTCGGTCAAAGATAGAATCGCACTTGGTATGATTGAAGAAGCGTTAAAGAGTGGCACGATTCATCAAAATACTACAATCATTGAGCCAACAAGCGGGAACACGGGAATTGGACTTGCGTCTATTTGTGCAGCAAAAGGTATTAAGTTAATCCTTACAATGCCAGAATCTATGAGTATTGAACGTAGAAGATTAATGGCGGCATTGGGCGCAAAACTTGTTTTAACCCCAAAAGAGCAAGGAATGAAAGGAGCAGTTAATCGTGCAGCAGAATTACATAAAGAAATTGAAAATTCATTTATTTTGCAACAATTTGAAAATTTTGCTAATCCTAAAAGCCATCGTGAAACCACTGCATCAGAGATTTTAAACGCGCTAGAAAAAGTAGATGTACTTGTTTCTGCTGTGGGCACAGGGGGGACATTAAGCGGTGTAGGTGAGGTGTTAAAGAAAAAAAATCCAAATGCTAAAATTATCGCCGTAGAACCCATTAACTCTCCTGTGCTTAGTGGTGGGCAGCCCGGAGCACATAAGATTCAAGGAATTGGAGCGGGATTTGTTCCAAAAATTTTGCAAACAGATTTGATTGATGAAATTTTGAAAGTAGATGTGGAGTGGGCGATTGCAGAATCTCGTAAAGCGGCGTTGCAAGAAGGAATCTTGATTGGAATCTCAAGTGGTGCAAATTTATGGGCGGCAAGGGAAATAGCCAAAAAATATCCAAATGCCAATATTGTAACATTCCTTTGCGATACTGGTGAGAGATATTTAAGCACGGATTTATACGAAGTAGGGGAGTAA
- the acnB gene encoding bifunctional aconitate hydratase 2/2-methylisocitrate dehydratase, translating to MSFFEEYNKLVNERAKQNIPPLPLSKEQTLEIIELLKKGEHTKELIELLSHRVNPGVDEAAKVKAEFLDSIVEGKINVEGISKTSAIQLLGTMLGGYNIQPLIKALKSSDKDSAKTAAEALKHTLLVYDAFNEIVEISKSNTFAKEVLQSWANAEWFLNKPALEEKITATVFKIDGETNTDDLSPAGDAFTRSDIPLHAQAMLKSRTQNAFGRIAELKKKGHPLVYVGDVVGTGSSRKSACNSLVWHMGREIPYIPNKKAGGLVIGGVIAPIFFNTCEDSGCLPIIAPVTELNEGDVIEIYPFKGEIHKNGAVVSKFDFKPTTLADEIRAGGRINLIIGRGLTAKAREALGMPKEEIFAKPQTPKSNAKGFTLAQKMVGRACGVEGILPGTYCEPLVTTVGSQDTTGAMTRDEVKELASLGFSADFVLQSFCHTAAYPKPADVKLHASLPQFMSSRGGVALRPGDGVIHSWLNRMVLPDTVGTGGDSHTRFPIGISFPAGSGLVAFAAVTGSMPLDMPESVLVRFSGKLQPGITLRDLVNAIPYYAIKKGLLTVEKKGKKNIFSGKILEIEGLPDLKVEQAFELSDASAERSAAACTVALNKEPIIEYLKSNITLINAMIQAGYQDAKTLERRAKRMQDWIDNPTLLKADSNAEYAAVIEINLNEITEPILACPNDPDDVATLSEILADSKRPHKIDEVFVGSCMTNIGHYRALGEVLKDEGMVPTTLWVTPPTKMDAKQLVDEGYYSLFGAAGARIEIPGCSLCMGNQARVRDEAVVFSTSTRNFDNRMGKGAQVYLGSAELAAICALLGKIPTKQEYLDLIPKKIEGKESQIYRYLNFNLIEDYTLV from the coding sequence ATGAGTTTTTTTGAAGAATATAATAAATTAGTCAATGAGCGTGCGAAACAAAATATTCCACCACTTCCATTGAGCAAAGAACAAACTTTAGAAATTATTGAATTGCTCAAAAAAGGTGAGCATACAAAAGAATTAATAGAGTTGCTCTCCCATCGCGTTAATCCCGGAGTAGATGAGGCAGCAAAAGTCAAAGCAGAATTTTTAGATTCTATTGTAGAGGGCAAAATCAATGTAGAGGGAATCTCTAAAACATCTGCGATTCAACTACTTGGCACAATGCTTGGAGGATACAATATTCAACCGCTTATCAAAGCCCTAAAATCTAGCGACAAAGATTCCGCAAAAACAGCAGCAGAGGCACTTAAGCATACTTTGCTTGTGTATGATGCTTTTAATGAAATCGTAGAGATTTCAAAAAGTAACACTTTTGCAAAGGAAGTTTTGCAATCTTGGGCAAATGCAGAGTGGTTTTTAAATAAACCCGCATTAGAAGAAAAAATCACTGCAACTGTTTTCAAAATAGATGGCGAGACAAACACGGACGACTTAAGCCCAGCAGGAGATGCCTTTACGCGTAGTGATATTCCATTGCACGCACAAGCAATGCTAAAAAGTCGCACACAAAATGCTTTTGGTAGAATCGCGGAACTCAAGAAAAAAGGACATCCGCTTGTCTATGTTGGAGATGTTGTCGGCACAGGTAGCTCAAGAAAATCTGCTTGCAATTCACTTGTGTGGCATATGGGGCGCGAAATCCCCTATATTCCCAATAAAAAAGCTGGGGGATTAGTCATTGGTGGAGTGATTGCCCCAATTTTCTTTAATACTTGTGAAGATAGTGGTTGTTTGCCAATCATCGCACCTGTAACAGAGCTAAACGAGGGAGATGTAATTGAAATTTATCCTTTCAAAGGTGAAATCCACAAAAATGGTGCTGTTGTATCTAAATTTGATTTCAAGCCCACTACTTTAGCCGATGAGATTCGCGCGGGTGGCAGAATCAATCTCATTATTGGAAGAGGACTTACTGCAAAAGCAAGAGAAGCACTAGGAATGCCAAAAGAAGAAATTTTTGCTAAACCACAAACTCCAAAGTCTAACGCAAAAGGCTTTACATTGGCACAAAAAATGGTAGGACGCGCTTGCGGAGTAGAAGGAATTTTACCCGGAACTTATTGTGAGCCACTTGTTACAACCGTTGGTAGTCAAGATACCACAGGAGCAATGACAAGAGATGAAGTGAAAGAACTTGCATCATTAGGATTTAGTGCAGATTTTGTATTACAAAGCTTCTGCCATACCGCAGCATACCCAAAACCTGCAGATGTCAAACTTCACGCTAGTTTGCCACAATTTATGAGTAGTCGCGGAGGTGTTGCATTGCGTCCCGGGGATGGAGTAATTCACTCGTGGTTGAATCGTATGGTGCTACCAGACACTGTGGGAACAGGAGGAGATTCTCACACGAGATTCCCTATTGGCATTAGTTTTCCTGCTGGAAGTGGATTAGTTGCTTTTGCCGCTGTTACAGGTTCTATGCCATTAGATATGCCTGAATCCGTACTCGTGCGCTTCAGTGGCAAACTCCAACCCGGCATTACTTTGCGTGATTTAGTCAATGCGATTCCTTATTATGCAATCAAAAAAGGCTTGCTCACGGTGGAAAAAAAGGGCAAAAAGAATATTTTTAGCGGAAAAATCTTGGAAATTGAGGGTTTGCCAGATTTAAAAGTAGAACAAGCTTTTGAATTAAGTGATGCAAGCGCAGAAAGAAGTGCGGCAGCCTGCACCGTTGCTCTCAACAAAGAGCCTATTATTGAATATCTAAAATCCAACATTACTCTTATTAATGCAATGATTCAGGCAGGCTATCAAGATGCAAAAACATTAGAACGTAGAGCAAAAAGAATGCAAGATTGGATTGACAATCCAACTCTTCTCAAAGCAGATTCCAATGCCGAATATGCTGCTGTGATTGAAATTAATCTAAACGAAATTACCGAACCAATCTTGGCTTGCCCAAATGACCCCGATGATGTTGCTACACTAAGCGAGATTCTAGCAGATTCCAAACGACCACACAAAATTGATGAAGTTTTCGTGGGAAGCTGTATGACAAACATTGGACATTATCGCGCACTAGGGGAAGTATTGAAAGACGAAGGTATGGTACCCACAACGCTTTGGGTAACACCACCTACCAAAATGGACGCAAAACAATTAGTAGATGAGGGGTATTATTCGCTCTTTGGAGCGGCAGGGGCAAGGATTGAGATTCCGGGTTGTAGTCTATGTATGGGAAATCAAGCACGCGTCCGAGATGAAGCAGTAGTTTTCTCAACTTCTACTAGAAATTTTGACAATCGTATGGGCAAAGGTGCGCAAGTCTATCTTGGAAGTGCGGAATTAGCGGCTATCTGTGCATTATTAGGCAAGATTCCAACTAAACAAGAATATCTAGATTTGATTCCTAAAAAAATAGAAGGGAAAGAATCCCAAATCTACCGCTATTTAAACTTCAATCTCATTGAAGATTACACTTTAGTTTGA